From one Desmodus rotundus isolate HL8 chromosome X, HLdesRot8A.1, whole genome shotgun sequence genomic stretch:
- the APOO gene encoding MICOS complex subunit MIC26: MFKVIQKSVGPASLSLLTFKVYASQKKDSPHKTSVKVNELSLYSVPEGQSKYVEEPRTQLEESISHLRQYCEPFTSRCQEMYSQTEPKMQSLVQWGLDSYEYLQNAPPGFFPRLGVIGFAGIVGLLLARGSKIKKLVYPPGFMGVAASLYYPQQAIVFFQVSGEKLYDWGLRGYIVIEDLWKENFQKPGNVKNSPGNK; this comes from the exons ATGTTCAAG GTAATTCAGAAGTCCGTGGGGCCAGCCAGCCTGAGTCTGCTCACCTTCAAAGTCTATGCATCACAGAAAAAGGACTCACCTCACAAAACTTCCGTGAAGGTTAATGAG CTTTCACTCTACTCCGTTCCCGAGGGTCAATCTAAATATGTGGAGGAGCCAAGGACTCAACTTGAAGAAAGCATCTCACACCTCCGACAGTATTGTGAGCCATTTACAAGTCGGTGTCAG GAAATGTACTCCCAAACTGAGCCCAAGATGCAAAGTTTGGTTCAGTGGGGGTTAG ACAGCTATGAATATCTCCAAAATGCACCTCCTGGGTTTTTTCCAAGACTTGGTGTTATTGGGTTTGCTGGCATTGTTGGACTCCTTTTGGCTAGAG GTTCAAAAATAAAGAAGCTGGTGTATCCACCTGGTTTCATGGGAGTAGCTGCCTCTCTTTATTATCCACAACAAGCCATCGTATTTTTCCAG gTCAGTGGGGAGAAATTATATGACTGGGGTTTACGAGGATACATAGTCATAGAAGATTTGTGGAAGGAGAACTTTCAAAAG